In Coregonus clupeaformis isolate EN_2021a chromosome 15, ASM2061545v1, whole genome shotgun sequence, one genomic interval encodes:
- the LOC121582307 gene encoding protein MTSS 2-like, with amino-acid sequence METVEKECGALGGLFQAIVNDMKCSYPVWEDFSAKATKLHSQLRTTVLAAVAFLDAFQKVADMATNTRGTWASRCVCE; translated from the exons ATGGAGACGGTGGAGAAGGAGTGCGGGGCGTTAGGTGGACTATTCCAGGCGATTGTCAATGATATGAAG TGTTCATACCCCGTGTGGGAGGACTTCAGTGCCAAGGCCACCAAACTGCACTCCCAGCTCAG gACCACAGTGCTGGCAGCAGTGGCCTTCCTGGATGCCTTTCAGAAGGTGGCGGACATGGCCACCAACACCAGAGGTACGTGGGCTTccagatgtgtgtgtgagtga